The following proteins are co-located in the Vespa velutina chromosome 20, iVesVel2.1, whole genome shotgun sequence genome:
- the LOC124956142 gene encoding lateral signaling target protein 2 homolog, whose protein sequence is MPTAQDTTYLIEVMPGETTQDFLSRDVDLLVSQIKENLRLSGLKAKSNVVHRNRATPYRIPSHSSWADPNGCDICAAQNRTEKLNGVQLQQEHDQQLHHQPELRQQVHYRQQQQQQCCHRYNHHHHRHRHRRHHHHHHHHHHNCSNNDREDDPYEFLQELLREGGLIKEAVKRLQANIDELERLENDQLEEDEDDEEDDDEEEEEEEDVLEDGMVLNGAKERSRLYRRKPYFYDSEDEPSVYESVDL, encoded by the coding sequence ATGCCAACTGCTCAAGATACGACGTACCTGATCGAAGTAATGCCAGGAGAAACAACTCaggattttctttctcgcgaCGTTGATCTTCTCGTATCACAAATTAAGGAGAACTTACGACTAAGCGGATTGAAAGCTAAATCGAACGTAGTTCATAGAAATCGAGCTACTCCTTATCGGATACCATCCCATTCTTCTTGGGCCGATCCTAATGGTTGCGATATTTGTGCTGCACAAAATCGAACTGAAAAGTTGAACGGTGTTCAGCTTCAACAGGAACACGATCAACAACTTCATCATCAGCCTGAACTTAGGCAGCAGGTTCATTATCgtcaacaacaacagcaacaatgTTGCCACCgatataatcatcatcatcaccgacatcgtcatcgtcgtcatcatcatcatcatcatcatcatcatcataattgTTCCAATAACGATAGAGAAGATGATCCCTACGAATTTTTGCAAGAACTTTTACGAGAAGGTGGCTTGATCAAAGAAGCAGTTAAAAGATTACAAGCGAATATCGATGAATTGGAACGTTTGGAAAACGACCAACTCGAAgaggatgaagatgatgaagaagacgatgatgaagaggaggaggaggaagaagacgtCTTGGAGGATGGGATGGTATTGAACGGTGCGAAGGAACGATCGAGGTTGTATCGGAGGAAACCTTATTTCTATGACTCCGAAGATGAACCATCGGTTTACGAGTCTGTGGACttatga